The genomic DNA TATGTTATTAAAAAAGCAACACCAACGATAGAGAAATTGTGTCTTAACAGCTGGATATGGGTTTGAATAAAGAAGTATTTACAGTTATAAAacatcaataaaaaaaactaactcAATTTGCTATTTTCCTACCTGCGCAACAGAGGTTTGTCATTCTCTGTGAAGAAGGTGACGGCCTTCCCCTGATGTCCAGCTCTCCCAGTACGAcctgacagacacagagagtgaTACACATCAAAGATGAAGTGGAAACAGGCTGATTATTTGTGGATCACTGTCCAAACCAACCAATGCGATGGATGTACTCCACAGCGCTGGTAGGGAAGTCGTAGTTGAGCACGAGGTTTACGCCTTTGAAGTCAATTCCTCTGGCGAGCAGAGCAGTGCAGATCAACACCCAAATCTTCCCGGAGCGGAAACTGTTCACCACGTTGTCTCTCTGACACATAGGACCAAACGATGAGGATGAGAGCACTcaataaataaactgaaacagaaataaatgatAGGAGTGGTAGGTGTGTTGATGTACCTGCTGCTGTGTGCGGTCTGCATGGATTACATCCACGTTGATGCCTTCATACACCAGCTCATGGAAAAGCTCCCGTGCCCTTTCTATAGTCTGAACAAACACCAGCATGGGCGGCAGGAAGCcctgaaacacagaaaagaggacTCTTTTATTTTATCTCAGCTTGTAAGATAAAATAATCAGAAATTAGAAATGATTTAAACGGATGTTTATGCGATAACCACTAATAAATCTGTTCTCTTTGAAATCAAGTAAGTTCCTTACCTTTTTGATGATATCCCTCATGGCCACAAGCTTGCCATTCTCTGTCCCGACAAACAGCAGCTGCTGATCTACCGTATCCACAGCTGTATTTCTAAAAAGATGAAACACCCATGTTTCTattgtgacaaaaaaaagaaggcaTGAATTTGTTGCAGTAAGCAGTTCTTCAGCTAGAGCCGTACCTGTGCCCGATGTTTACAGAAACCAGGTTATCGAGGTTCAGGCGGCACCACTGTTCTACATCTGCCGTGCAAGTGGCGCTGAAGAAAGCCCTGCGCACCTTTGGACCGGAGCAGGCCAGAAAAATGGTGGCCAGCTGCTCCCTGAAGCCCGTCTTGCCGTCTTCAAACAGCTTATCGGACTCATCGACAATCAGCCACTCCACACTGAAAAGCAACACGCAGAACATCGTCcatctgtcttctttttttttaaagtaacaaaTAGAGTGGGTATGACACACAAAAACCATCAGAGTGGAGCAGATCAAATGTCACCTGCTGAGGTCGATAGCTGGAGGATCCTGCTTGAGAAGGAAGATGAGTCTGTTTGGAGTACTGACGAGTATATCTGCACACAGAAACGTTGGGAGTTAAAAGCCAGTGAGATTTACTTATTTTTCATCCCCTATGAGCCAACGATCTCTTACCGTATTTTTTGTTTGACCGTGGTCCGTATTTCTTAGCCGCTAGTGACGCTTTGTCTATGATGTGAACTCTAAATCCGACTCCCTCTGACAGACGGAGTAGCTCTCTGTAGGTCTGaacacaattcaacaacaatgACCAAACACTGCTGAAAACACAGGAAGTCAGTCCCTTATCATCCTTTATCTATCACCAGCTGCTGTCGTTCATAGCAGGAAAGGCCTCCTTACTTTTTAAAAGGATCACTTTCTAATTTATGCTGCATACCTGGCTGGCCAGCTCTCTGGTTGGGGAGATGATCACACCTCTGAAGCCCTGATTGGCTGGCTGCTGCAGCTGAGCGAGCAGTGGGAGACAGAAAGCCAAAGTCTTCCCAGATCCCGTGGGAGCGCAGGCCAGCAGCTCCCGACCCTGACAGACAAACCAAACCAAGAGTGAAACCCTCAGAAAATCATCGTCTGTGAACTAATCCCAAACCAAAGAAATGAGAACGAGCGTGCGTGCTTACATGCATCATGAGGGGCATCGCCTGCATCTGTATCGGCGTTGGGGAACTCAGTCCGGCGTCTCTAAGGTTCTGAAGGACACGCGGGTTGAGGCGATACTCGGACTGCAGCTCCTCGAATGTGCACACAGGGTCAGGTATGTCACAGCCGTGCACATTTATGCGGTTTTGGGCGCGAATACGATTGACCTAGAATGAAAGAGAAATACTTTATTTGATGGCGGATGGGGGGATAGCAGTAGCTCTGCAGAGCATTTCACCACTAAGAAGCAGttttaaaattttgcagaaTCTCTTTATTTTACTTCTTTGTGCTATAAGATGTAGCTCAGTGAGGACCTTTTCCTGATGAAGATGCTTCAGCCTCTTCATTGAAGATTTCTCCTTCCCATCACTCGGGAGGTTTTGGATCTTTCTGTCCAAAGAGGAGGTCCAGGTGATGCCAGTTCCCTGCGTCTCTTTCAGCAGTTCACCGCCAGCTTCAGTCAGACAGAAGACATCAAACAGGAGTGAACAGCTAGATCGTGTTCATTCTAAATGTCACTCGATATTTTTGTAATACAAGGTTTCCATAGTGAACACTTAAAAACTGCATCCTTTACTACTACTGCTTCTTTACCTTTCACCTCCACTTGGTTGCTTTtggtctttttcttcttctttttggtcCTCacatctctctcctcctctttgcgCTTTCTTTTGCCTCCTATGTCGGAATCTCCATCTTCACTTCCCTCATGTTCTTCCctgccctcctcttcctcctgtgcCTGGGTCCAGCTCTGGGCTCCATTGGCTGTGGCAAAATAATCAATCGCAGAGAGAGGATCGGGAGAAGCTTCTTCTGCGTGACTCCTCACGGGCTACAAAATAAAACGATACACAAACGTGTGTGTacatgtatgtgtgagtgttacGGTTGTACTATTCTTCAAATACATGTATTAAGCACAACGACTTCCCTAAAACGTTAAACTGCTACACAAGCAGGACAGCAAAACTCGGTTAGCTAAAATGCATTAAACCATAGTTCATGCTGCTGTTAACCATTCGCAGTTTTCATCCAGTACGTCATCAGCTACACTATAAAGCTTACCTTAAACCGAGCGGCGTCCTGACCAAACCTCTTCAGGTCAAATTTAGCTCCAACTCCGAGTTTCCGAAACAACTCGAACGCGTCCATTTCTACAACAGCGTGGTGTGCCCCGACCAGGCATCACTAATCAACATCCAGATCATCCACCTCTCGCCTCTGGCGCCCCCTGTGGGCTGTGAGTGTTACAGCGAGTGAGGCAACTACACTAATTATCCTTTTGtatgttatttatatatatacatatacacacacacacatatatataattatGTGGGCTTATCAGTCATAAACCATATTCTCCCGATTCTGGCCTATTTAGAAGAAAATTGTGTAGGAGTTGTTACTTCAAGgattttgtttattcttttgtgtgtttgttacaATTCATAAACATACGACTGCGTGACCTGTGAAAGTGATGCTAACAGATTAACATGATTCAACAATCTGAAAGTACTAACTCTACTGTTTTACTTCCATAGTGTTGTGAGCAGCTGTTCAAAGCAATTGCCACTCATTCTGAGGAATATAATCAAGATGCTCTCCTGATATCTTGAAGTGGACTAAAAACTAACACTTCTGCACAAGACTGTTTTTGATGAAATTTTAGAGTAGAGCGTATCTCATTCATTCTGATttttgcagcagcagcaacatttAATGGTGGATGGTGACCCAAAGTagcaattcaattttttttatgtaacatCAAATCACAAGTTTGCTTTAGGTACTTTAACTTTTAAGGTATCAAATGGTAAGCTATCAAAGGATGCCCCGATGagtaagcacttggcgacagtgggtaggaaaagctcccttttaacagcAAGAAACCTCCAGTAGAATCAGGCTCAGGAAagggtggccatctgctgcaactggcTAGGGGTGAGGGAGaggaagacaaaacaaaaagtacactatggaagagagccagagattaatgattaaatacagagTGGTGTGTAAACACACAGTGCGAAGAAGAAATGCTTAGTGAATCATGCAAAACCCCCAGCAGCCTGATCCAGCCCGaatcttaaaagcagagaggatgcctgtctcctgaatccaaactgagagctggttccacagaagaggggcctgaaagctgaagactccctttctacttttaaatatcctaagaaccacaagtaagcctgcatcTCAGAGCTAAGTGCTCTATTGGAGCATTATAGGTCTGTAAGacggggcctgattatttaagacctagTATGTGAGGAGAAGAAATCGAAATTTgaatctggatttaacagggagccagtgaagagaagccaatatgggagaaatgtgctctctctccctccctctctggaacattttggatcaactgaaggcttcaGTTCAGTACATTTCTTGGCAACATGTTTCAAAAGAAAGTTTTTATAGTTTAACAAAGCCAGACTCCAGGGAATTACATGTTTACACTTAAAAATCTTTAATCATATTAAAAAACTACAAAGCCACAATCATCCTCTAACTAGGCATGACCTAAGTAGTGTAAATGCATCAGATCAATACACAGGATTCAATTTATTCTTTTACTTCTTGCaaatgtttatttgtatttaatcaGATTTAAAATATCTTTGAACAGATGTTCAACATTATCAGTCATAAATCACTGCCCAGCAGTTCATATATGATCCGCTTTGCTTTCAGTCACCTCTCTGTTAGTTTGGGTGTTTTTCCAAGTCTCTTCACAAATCTTTATTAAATCCTCCAGGAAATGAATCACCATCTCCTtacccctctcctcctccccttCCACCTTTAACCCCTTTATCCTGATCAAAATCTGCTCCACACTTCCAATTCTCTCCCGAGGGTGCAAACTTTCCCCCCTTATATCCTTCTctgcctcctctcctcctccttcctctgctCGGAGGTACTTTATCAAATGCTCTCTTATGCCTGTCCCCTCCTCGCTGGCCAGCGACGCGCTGAGCCCGAGCATGTCCTGTGACTGGCTTACGCTGAGCAGGTGCAAGAGagcctgagagagtgtgtgtcgCAGGCTGGCGCTGTAGCGGTACTCCAAGAAGTCGTTGGTGTCTTCGCTGTTCTCAAGAGCTGTCGCGAGGGAGCGCCACACACGGGTGAACCGCTCTGTGTCTCCATAGCAGCCGCGGTGGGCGGGAACTGCAAGGGCAGCGGCAGATTTGATCCGCACTTTAAAGTTCTTACAGGAAGTAACAACATGGCAGAGCGCAGAGAACGCTTCGTGAGACCAGGCGGCTGAGTCTGATGAAAAGATGGACATGAGCAGCTTTTCAAAAAAACTGAAATCCAAATGAATCACTGCTGGAGACATTTTGCACAGCAGCCTCTTTCAAATGTAATGCATAACACTGACAATGTATGATGTGTTTACAGCCCTGTGGTTAAAAACTTACCTAGCGGCAAGGCGGGGTTTCTGAAAGCATTTCCCAAAGCATAACAGGCgttccatctgaccttcatcgtAGCCTCTGATTGGACCGTTTTAACCAGAGCACGCACTGCATCTTCCAGCGGCTGCTGGAACGCAGGCCTGGTCATCTGACTCTGCCGCAGGAAATGAAGCAGATTCCCGAGAGCGCGCACTGCATTCGACTTCACCTGGTAGGGATCGAGGGAGGACGTAAGTACACGCTACAAGATCTAACAGATGAATTCAGGGGcgttttaaaataatctgcatgtttgtgtgagtgtgaaaGTGTAGCTGCTCGCACCCTGTCTTTGTCTGCTGCTGCTCGCGTGGCTGCCTGCAGCATCTTGAGCAGCAACATGTCTGATAACTCTTCCTGGAAGTCCACACCTACACTCTCCCTGGTTAAAGAGAAACAAGATCAACTGTTTATAGGCATTGggtatattttattctacccTTTTAATATGATTTCAGTCTGTTCCGAGATGATGTGTGTGGTACATCCATGCTGTCTTACATATTAACAATAAGAGTGTCTGTGAGGTTCCCGAGGGACCAGGCAGCCTTGGCACGCACATTTGTAGATCGATCATCGAGCGCAGCTAGGATAGTGTTTGCAGtatcagccacaaacatgacatCCTGAAAAGAAGAacattatttttctattttttttccagaggTTTACATATCTTGGATTCAAAATATCTGATTTAAATTGTAAATTGTGGTCATAGCTGGTGATCAGCACACCTACCTCTCTCAAGCAGGGGAACAGTACGTAGATCCCCAAAGCCCTGACGGCTGCCGTCTTCACCAGGTAGTTTTCAATGTAGGTGAGTCCCAGCAGCACAGTGATGCACATCAGCTGGGTCTTGTCCTTAAAAACAACAGTACACATACAGCGCCGTGAAGCTCGGCAGCACCAGTGCAGAAAAACAAGTCCAATAAAAGGGGATAACTCACAGGCAGTTGTGCGAAGGCCTGCGGCAGAATGGAGGAGAGCGTGTCGCAGGCGCTCGCCTGCAGCGTGGGATGTTGCTCATTCTGCAGCGCTCGGTTTAATGGGCCGCTCAACACTTCTGACCAAAACTGCACCACCTGTATTGTACACAGATTAATTAAATTAACACACATTAATGTGGATtagaggatttatttttttttaaatataacctGTTCTTAATGCCTCCTTTTACTGTTGCTAAAGCCTGCACAGAACTGATCTGTACCTCAGTGACAGCAGCTTAACTCTCAGTCTGTGCTCGACCTGTAAATCATATGAAATCATGTCCCTACCCCTGTAAGTATGAGTATTTCAGGAAACTGTGGTTATCTATAAGTACAAAGAACTTTTCCATCTAAGGTCTCTGGGGTCTTTGAAACTCAGGTTTtacatttctgaaaaattaTTTTACAATCTCTTAGAAATGCACATCAGGACAGAAAACATGACATTAGTGTCAAAGTCTGAAAGAGGTTTGCTTAAATGCTCTACAAcgttacataaatatatattttaaacctGTCTGTTACATATGGATGTTAAGAATAGCACTTAGATTTTAACCCTGAATTTGCTGAATCCATCTTTGAAACAGGCGAATGAGGATTTGTCCAAAAAGAACGAAGCACATTTGTTTAAACCTCTGTAATCATATGCTGTGTGTAGTGCACTGTGTAGAAATGATCTGCATTTACCTGGCTTATGGGGACCCTTGAGCTCTCAGGCACGTTGTTTTCTGCTCTGTACTGCTGAATTATTCCCGAACCAAACTCCTCTAGCAACTAAATAAAAGACAGATGTTATTTCTAAATATCTGATACTTGTTTTATTGTGTACTGTTGCAGAATGAGTATTAAATTTATACTTCTATATTGTATAGAGGGCATTACTTTTGCTCCGTGTAGCTGTATGGAGGTGTCCATCTCCCCAAGACAGCGTGCGCTCACTTGCCCAATCTCACACAGATAGTGTTGAGTTAGAGGGAAGTAACCACGCACCAGGTGAgacaagacctgaaacacaagagaTTAAAAACATCTTCAGACTTTAGAAATGCCTGTTAGGAGCTCCTGTCTGGCTCGTTATTGCTCACCTGCAGAGCTTCAAGTCGAACAGGAGGTGGCTCTAAAGCAGCACCCCCTCCCACTCCCTCGCTGTCTGATTGGTCCTCTCTGGGTTGAGTCACTAGTGTCACACAGAGCTGCAGCAGCCACAGTCGCCGGCTGTCCTCTTCCCCTGGTGTGTGAGGAATGTGTGGGGAGTGTGTGCTAGAGCTCCGCTGGGAATGTGTGACTGGTGTACGAGAGGGTGAGGACACCCCGTCTCTTTGTCTCCAGCTGAGACCCGAGTCCTGCGGCGTGAACGCAccggtgctgctgctgtgatccGGCTGCTGGAGGAGCAGCTGCACCTCAGGGAGAGGAGCCTGCGTGGTCACCAGAGCGCCATAAAGTGTCAGGACTGACACACGCACATTCACATCTAAAGAAGGAAAGATAGTTGTGTCGACGGTAACAGACTTCAGTGTCTTACATCCTATTGGCAGTTATTTCAGCGTGCCGACAACATACAGACCTCTGTGGCGCACATACGGACGAATATGCTTCCAGAGCAGAGTGAGCAGGCCAGGTCTGAGGCGGTGATAGGGAGCGTTGGCTACCAAGTAGGCCAGACACTAACAGACGGAGCAGACGGATATTTACAGTGTGGATAACAAAAATGCATGTCAGAATTCAGTACTCTCTCAGCTCATGAAACTCATATTGTAATTTACATCCTGATAAACAccacaaaaaagacaaacagtaaATAATCCTCTtatatacatgcacacacagactgcAAACGTGTGACCTTACACAGTAAAAGTATGTGAAGTTATTCAAAGTGTTAGCAGGCAACATGCAACCATATAGCTAAACTGGTAATTGTCACAAcaaattctgtttatttttcgCTTTCTCTCAatactgaaaaacaacaacaacaacaacactaatACTGTCCAGACTTATtcttaattctatttttatgtCTGAATTTGAAAAGCACAACTTTCAAAGAATATTCCAGAGTCTTTTCAGAACTTTTTAACACTATAAAAATCACTTAGAATACTTGTTTACTTTTGCATTATAGCGCATTTCATTACTGGAACCTGAACATATTGCAtgtaatgaaataaatgtaattaaaccCCAATGGATTCATTAAGTTATCAATTTTCAGTCATACTTTATATGACTGAGGGTGTAATTCCCCTGAAATTAAATGGAGTTTAAATTTAATTATGTTTACCTAATAGGTTTttacaggaaagaaaaaaaataatcattatGTTATAGTCTGTAACATCCAGGTTTGTATTAAATTTCAACAAAGAAATATTGACAGTAGCTGTAACCCAAAAGAGAAATCcaaaagagaaagagatgaaAGATAAAAAGTGTTCGTGGAGAGCAAATAATCGTACCTTTATGACCTGTGTGAGTGTCTGAGGGGAGGTCTCGGCCAGCAGGGCCAGACTGAGGGTGCGGTGCAGCTCTCTGATAGCAGTCGCCAGCGTGAAGGAGAAAGGGGTGTAAGAAGTTCGAGGAGATGCCGTATCTTCAGCCACAGCCAGGAACTGCCGGGAGCCATCCAGCATGGCTGACAACACCTGAAGTGCACACAACCTCACCTGGAAGGTGGGTCAAGATAGAGATGTTACAATCGTATCGGTCCAGAActgcacagtgtgtgtgtgtgtgtgtgtgtgtgtgtgtgtgtgtgtgttgtacctTTGGAGAGAGGTCCTTCAGAATAATTGTGAGGAGAGTAAGAGGCGGTGGTCCCCCGATGGGAGAGTCGGGGATGAAGGAAGACCAGTAACCGTACAGAGTTCTCTTCTCTACTGCTTTCACCACTGCTAACAAACAGTGCAGCGCCCCCTGACGCACACGACCGTGGTTCACTCTGAAAGAGtgtaaagagtaaaaaaaaaaaaaagtcaacatctATTGAAACTTTTAAAAGATACACATGCATGGgggaaaaatattttattaaggGACTTTCTGTACCTTAATTTGCTCTGCGCGTTGCCCTCTAGGTCGGAAAATTCTGAATCAGAACTGTTTAGTTTCCAGGACGGGTAGAGAAATGAGGCAGGCTGTTTTTCCTCCGCCCTGCCTTTCGGAGGCGCAGGCACAGTCTCTGCATCTCCCTCTCGTTCATCCCCTCTGCTCTCCTCGGTTTTCATCTTCTTTCCCTTACCTTTAGATTTcctctttttattctttggagagagaaatacaTTCGACCAAACATCAGAGTTCCTCAGTGCGTTTAAATATGGCCATTGCTGGTATCAACACTCTTCTTACCCCTGAAGCTTTTCCTGGCACAGCGGCATCCTTTGGTGGCTCTAATGATTTTGGTGATTCTGCAGCTTTTGCTGCAGAGAGACTCTCGTACTGCGGTAAAGGTGCTGGATAAAGTACAGCCGGCCACTCCACAATCACACCTGGAGCCCCCTGGAACATGAGCCGCTGCAGAATACATGAGCAGGACTCCATATTAATACtcaactcaaaaaaattaattaattaataataattgtgCACATGTGGTGAGATTTTACACCTTAAGTGCAGCCAGTACAGACCCGAGCTCCTCCCCTCCACCAAATTTCCACTTCCCACCTGAGAGACAACACTGAAGTCCCTTCAGAGCTGCTTGGATCATCTGCACAGATTACACCATCTTATATAAGCACGATTGAATTAATCTGTTTCTCGTTTAAATGTTTGTTGTTGAGTATCCAGTACCATGCAGTAGTAGAGCTCATCAGTGTCGGGAGGTTTGGTTGACTGCAGCGTTTTCAGGAAGGCTCGGAAGCACACACTTCTGTACTGATCATCCAAAGGCGGCTGACCAGGTATCCTGCAGGCACAGAGGCAGACGATTAGAGCGACAAATACAAGCTCAAAGATGGAGAAACTGGAATTGCGTCTCATTTGAGTTCCAGATTCGAAGCATCTCTTCAGAAATCAGATTATAGACACTACATCCAGGCTTTTATATAGCCTGCAGTTTACACAGATAAAAATGGCTACTGGCTCAAGCATGTTGTAGCAGTACCTGAGACAGATGTTGGCCATGCAGGTAAGAGCAACGCGGCGCAACTCCATGTTTGACTGAGATGGAGAACTATACTGCAGGAGGAATCCCTCTTCACCCAGTAAGTCGCTGAGGTgctacaaatatatatataaaaaaatcttGATGTAAATAGTCAACAGTTAGGGCACACTTTTCGGAAAGTGCACTAAATATCTACCTGGTGGCACTGAGGTCCATTCCCATAGACTACAGTGGAGAGTGCCAGGAGGACGTCTGTGTGCGTCCACGTACTGCATACCTTCAGTGCACCTGCAGTATAGTTCACCAGTACATCCAGCGTGTGCTCATCCATTATtaccttaaaaataaaagacaaatgtGGCTGTAAGTGCAGTATATCCCAACAACTACACATGACATCCCATTCTGTTAGTATGGAGTTGGTTGTGTTGATATAAGAGCTTCTACTAAGAGAATCCTCTACAGGCTTTCAACAAGACTGTCTATGGGAAATTTCGTCCTCTCATCCAGCAGAGCATTTATGAAGTCAGACACTGATGCTAGAATCTCTGTTCTagttcatcccaaaggtgtttgACAGTTGGATCAGTTTGGAGTATTCTTCCACATCAAACTCATCCTGGCACGCCTTTATGGagcttgctttgtgcactgaagCAGACCCAAGTTGGCACAGTTTCCCCAAGCTGTTCCCACCAGGCTGGAAGCGGAGACTTGTCTAAAATGTCTTCATAAGGTAAAGCATTAAGATATGCCTTTACTGGAACCATCGACCTAGGCCAACAAACTTCATAGATGGCCAAATGCTGTCGGATATTTGGTGATGCAAAGCTGCTTGGCCATAGAAACCATGCCTCAAAGCTATATACAGTTTTAATGCCTATTGAGGTCTGGATATCTGTGGTTATTGATTTATTGCTTCCACTTTACAATAATACCACTTAGTTGGCATCGGTCATCCTGTTATAGTACCACACTCGACTTTACTGAGCTCTTTAAAACGACCCACTCTTTCACGGATGCTTGTATGCATGGCTAGatgtttgattttgttcatctgtGGCAACGAGACTGAACGAAACACCTCAGTTCAGTGACAAcccagtacttttgtccatgtAGTGTAAGTGCAACAATAGCAGTCCTAACAATACAAAAGTGTACATGTGGCACGAGCGTGACCTGTTACCTTCAGCTGGTTGAGCAGATGATGGACAACCTGGCAGAGTTTGATGACTAGATGCTCCTGAGTCAGCGGCACAAGACAGCTGGCATGTTTCAGCAGAGAACACACATCCTGAAATGGAAATGAGGAGGCTCaccaacacagaaaaaaaacagaaatgctgATGTCACAGTTGTTGGTTTAGAGCTAGTCTCTTATTGATTATATGGTTATCCTCGGGGCTCTGAAGTGTGTGGGTGGCtatttcagtgtttattcaTCCCACAACTGCTTCTAAATACAGAGGCGGCAGACTTTTATAGAGTTTGTGTCGCTGAAAACAGACTACAGGTCCAAAGCGAGTGTCCGTACCTCTGGACGAATGCTGACAGCGGGCTCGAAGGTCCTGTTGTAGTTTTCGGACAGGAGTTGGTCAAAGAGCAGATTGAGCTCCTCTTTGAGTTGGACCGAGTCTACTCGCATTGCTCTCAGTTTTATGGCGCAG from Oreochromis niloticus isolate F11D_XX linkage group LG10, O_niloticus_UMD_NMBU, whole genome shotgun sequence includes the following:
- the ddx52 gene encoding putative ATP-dependent RNA helicase DDX52, which gives rise to MDAFELFRKLGVGAKFDLKRFGQDAARFKPVRSHAEEASPDPLSAIDYFATANGAQSWTQAQEEEEGREEHEGSEDGDSDIGGKRKRKEEERDVRTKKKKKKTKSNQVEVKAGGELLKETQGTGITWTSSLDRKIQNLPSDGKEKSSMKRLKHLHQEKVNRIRAQNRINVHGCDIPDPVCTFEELQSEYRLNPRVLQNLRDAGLSSPTPIQMQAMPLMMHGRELLACAPTGSGKTLAFCLPLLAQLQQPANQGFRGVIISPTRELASQTYRELLRLSEGVGFRVHIIDKASLAAKKYGPRSNKKYDILVSTPNRLIFLLKQDPPAIDLSSVEWLIVDESDKLFEDGKTGFREQLATIFLACSGPKVRRAFFSATCTADVEQWCRLNLDNLVSVNIGHRNTAVDTVDQQLLFVGTENGKLVAMRDIIKKGFLPPMLVFVQTIERARELFHELVYEGINVDVIHADRTQQQRDNVVNSFRSGKIWVLICTALLARGIDFKGVNLVLNYDFPTSAVEYIHRIGRTGRAGHQGKAVTFFTENDKPLLRSIANVIKQAGCPVPDYMVGFKKIHSKVKRRLEKKPPKRSTICTTPRFLMKTKGKDQKKGNKRAASGEQKGENRAQTTLQKEKEEKKTKGQGLKKGNKTQKEGKEKHKKVSQKTTSETSGTKLQKKKGKKTKLKAN
- the heatr6 gene encoding HEAT repeat-containing protein 6; translated protein: MAAQSGLSHPAPGRGGVSVFPPVPLSAEAAPFTPMEPSGWRPGSQSEAEKLFSNCAIKLRAMRVDSVQLKEELNLLFDQLLSENYNRTFEPAVSIRPEDVCSLLKHASCLVPLTQEHLVIKLCQVVHHLLNQLKVIMDEHTLDVLVNYTAGALKVCSTWTHTDVLLALSTVVYGNGPQCHQHLSDLLGEEGFLLQYSSPSQSNMELRRVALTCMANICLRIPGQPPLDDQYRSVCFRAFLKTLQSTKPPDTDELYYCMMIQAALKGLQCCLSGGKWKFGGGEELGSVLAALKRLMFQGAPGVIVEWPAVLYPAPLPQYESLSAAKAAESPKSLEPPKDAAVPGKASGNKKRKSKGKGKKMKTEESRGDEREGDAETVPAPPKGRAEEKQPASFLYPSWKLNSSDSEFSDLEGNAQSKLRVNHGRVRQGALHCLLAVVKAVEKRTLYGYWSSFIPDSPIGGPPPLTLLTIILKDLSPKVRLCALQVLSAMLDGSRQFLAVAEDTASPRTSYTPFSFTLATAIRELHRTLSLALLAETSPQTLTQVIKCLAYLVANAPYHRLRPGLLTLLWKHIRPYVRHRDVNVRVSVLTLYGALVTTQAPLPEVQLLLQQPDHSSSTGAFTPQDSGLSWRQRDGVSSPSRTPVTHSQRSSSTHSPHIPHTPGEEDSRRLWLLQLCVTLVTQPREDQSDSEGVGGGAALEPPPVRLEALQVLSHLVRGYFPLTQHYLCEIGQVSARCLGEMDTSIQLHGAKLLEEFGSGIIQQYRAENNVPESSRVPISQVVQFWSEVLSGPLNRALQNEQHPTLQASACDTLSSILPQAFAQLPDKTQLMCITVLLGLTYIENYLVKTAAVRALGIYVLFPCLREDVMFVADTANTILAALDDRSTNVRAKAAWSLGNLTDTLIVNMESVGVDFQEELSDMLLLKMLQAATRAAADKDRVKSNAVRALGNLLHFLRQSQMTRPAFQQPLEDAVRALVKTVQSEATMKVRWNACYALGNAFRNPALPLDSAAWSHEAFSALCHVVTSCKNFKVRIKSAAALAVPAHRGCYGDTERFTRVWRSLATALENSEDTNDFLEYRYSASLRHTLSQALLHLLSVSQSQDMLGLSASLASEEGTGIREHLIKYLRAEEGGGEEAEKDIRGESLHPRERIGSVEQILIRIKGLKVEGEEERGKEMVIHFLEDLIKICEETWKNTQTNREVTESKADHI